In Carassius gibelio isolate Cgi1373 ecotype wild population from Czech Republic chromosome B17, carGib1.2-hapl.c, whole genome shotgun sequence, a single window of DNA contains:
- the arf6b gene encoding ADP-ribosylation factor 6b: MGKMLSKIFGNKEMRILMLGLDAAGKTTILYKLKLGQSVTTIPTVGFNVETVTYKNVKFNVWDVGGQDKIRPLWRHYYTGTQGLIFVVDCADRDRIDEARQELHRIINDREMRDAIILIFANKQDLPDAMKPHEIQEKLGLTRIRDRNWYVQPSCATTGDGLYEGLTWLTSNYKS; the protein is encoded by the coding sequence ATGGGGAAGATGCTGTCAAAGATATTTGGTAACAAAGAGATGAGAATATTGATGCTCGGACTGGATGCCGCCGGAAAAACCACCATCCTTTATAAGTTGAAACTCGGCCAGTCTGTGACCACCATCCCGACCGTCGGTTTCAACGTGGAGACGGTCACCTACAAAAACGTCAAGTTCAACGTGTGGGACGTGGGCGGACAAGATAAGATCCGTCCCCTCTGGCGACACTACTACACGGGCACGCAAGGGTTAATTTTTGTGGTGGATTGTGCTGATAGAGATCGCATCGACGAAGCCAGGCAAGAACTCCACCGCATCATCAACGACCGCGAGATGCGGGACGCCATCATTTTGATTTTCGCCAACAAGCAAGACCTGCCGGACGCCATGAAGCCACACGAGATCCAGGAGAAGCTGGGACTGACGCGCATCCGGGACAGGAATTGGTACGTGCAGCCATCGTGTGCAACCACCGGTGACGGACTGTACGAAGGCTTAACATGGTTAACATCTAACTACAAGTCTTAA
- the aspg gene encoding 60 kDa lysophospholipase isoform X3, whose protein sequence is MAEWNHTTAPPSSASMTSLGRALSRSRLSQPEGFHSQKNRSAAGQTRRRYSNSSESPDISPNVEARVLVINTGGTIGMTYHNNVLSPEPNALVETLRKLPILHDEQYAQQTRLYEYYKPPENTLVLSLSKQNKRIVYTVLEYSPLLDSCNMTTDDWATIGKDIEKHYELYDGFVILHGTDTMAYTASALSFMCENLGKPVVLTGSQVPIYEMRNDGRDNLLGALLIAGQFVIPEVCLYFHHKLYRGNRVTKVDAGSFNAFTSPNLPPLANAEVDIKINWDTVWRANTTSKFTVNTQMNRNVGLLRLFPGITADTVRAFLQPPMDGIVLETYGSGNAPDNRADLLDEIRKATQRGVIMINCTQCLRGSVTTSYATGQALSDAGLVAGCDMTPEAALSKLSYVLAKQNLSIEEKKKMLSRNLRGEMIADLGGAKLSLSDSRFIQVIAKSLSISCKEELEAIRDALTPTLVCVASKIGDIEALDAIREMGTDLSMADYDGRTPLHIAACEGHLKVVEYLLGKGATVYARDRFGDTPLRNAVRFRHKEVVKLLRKTGAHFSREEMEDAGTELCSLAASGDLEGLEIWQLAGVDMTMCSYDGQTPIEVARASGCEEAVEFLRQATLYQTQHQTDEGNEPVFEEEENGECFEFTACPRS, encoded by the exons ATGGCGGAATGGAATCACACTACGGCGCCTCCGTCTTCAGCAAGCATGACCTCTCTAGGTCGAGCGCTTTCCCGCAGCAGGTTAAGTCAGCCTGAAGGGTTTCACTCGCAGAAAAACCGGAGCGCCGCGGGACAGACTCGCAGGAGATACTCCAACAGTTCAGAGTCACCTGATATCAGCCCAAATGTCGAGGCGAGGGTCCTGGTCATAAACACCGGCGGAACCATTGGAATGACGTATCATAATAACG TTCTTTCTCCAGAACCTAATGCTCTCGTTGAAACTCTACGCAAACTCCCCATTCTGCACGATGAGCAGTACGCACAACAGACCAGACTGTACGAGTACTACAAGCCTCCGGAGAACACACTGGTGCTGTC ACTGTCCAAACAGAACAAGAGGATTGTATATACAGTTTTAGAGTACTCTCCCCTCCTCGACTCCTGCAATATGACCACAGATGACTGGGCCACTATTGGAAAAGACATTGAG AAACACTATGAGCTATATGATGGTTTTGTCATCCTGCACGGTACAGACACAATGGCTTACACCGCCTCTGCCCTATCCTTCATGTGTGAGAACCTGGGAAAGCCTGTCGTCCTCACTGGCTCACAG GTGCCCATCTATGAGATGAGGAACGATGGGAGGGACAACCTCTTGGGGGCACTGTTGATAGCAGGACAGTTTGTCATCCCagaa GTTTGCCTCTATTTTCATCATAAGCTGTACAGGGGCAACCGTGTCACCAAAGTGGATGCTGGAAGTTTTAACGCATTTACCTCACCGAATCTACCGCCGTTAGCCAATGCTGAAGTCGACATTAAAA TTAACTGGGATACTGTGTGGCGAGCCAATACAACCTCAAAATTCACTGTCAACACACAAATGAACCGTAATGTGGGTCTCCTGCGACTCTTCCCAGGGATCACTGCTGATACA GTGAGGGCCTTCTTGCAGCCTCCTATGGACGGGATCGTGCTGGAGACGTACGGCAGCGGTAACGCTCCTGACAATCGTGCTGACCTGCTGGATGAGATCCGTAAAGCCACACAGAGAGGAGTCATCATGATCAACTGCACCCAGTGCCTCAGGGGCTCGGTCACAACCTCATACGCCACTGGCCAG GCTCTGAGTGATGCCGGTTTGGTCGCTGGGTGTGATATGACCCCGGAAGCTGCTCTTTCAAAACTCTCTTATGTGCTGGCCAAACAAAACCTCAGtatagaagagaagaaaaag atgcTGAGCCGAAATCTGCGTGGTGAGATGATAGCTGACCTGGGCGGAGCAAAGCTTTCTCTCAGTGACAGTCGATTTATTCAGGTCATCGCCAAGTCCCTCAGCATTAGCTGTAAAGAG GAGCTTGAAGCCATACGAGATGCACTTACGCCCACTCTGGTGTGTGTTGCTTCTAAGATCGGAGACATTGAGGCTTTAGATGCCATCAGGGAAATG GGTACTGACTTGAGCATGGCAGATTATGATGGTCGCACTCCCCTCCACATCGCTGCGTGTGAGGGCCATCTGAAAGTGGTGGAGTACCTGCTGGGTAAAGGGGCCACCGTCTATGCCAGGGATCGCTTTGGTGATACACCTCTTCGCAATGCTGTGCGCTTCAG GCATAAGGAGGTTGTGAAACTGCTCAGGAAGACCGGAGCTCATTTTTCCCGGGAGGAAATGGAAGATGCTGGAACAGAGTTGTGCAG TCTTGCGGCGAGTGGCGACTTAGAAGGATTGGAGATTTGGCAGTTAGCTGGGGTTGATATGACCATGTGCAGTTACGATGGACAGACGCCCATTGAAGTT GCAAGAGCCTCTGGATGTGAGGAGGCTGTTGAGTTTTTAAGACAGGCTACTCTGTACCAAACACAG CATCAGACAGATGAGGGTAATGAG CCAGTATTTGAGGAGGAAGAG AATGGCGAGTGTTTCGAGTTTACCGCTTGTCCCAGATCCTGA
- the aspg gene encoding 60 kDa lysophospholipase isoform X5, with the protein MAEWNHTTAPPSSASMTSLGRALSRSRLSQPEGFHSQKNRSAAGQTRRRYSNSSESPDISPNVEARVLVINTGGTIGMTYHNNVLSPEPNALVETLRKLPILHDEQYAQQTRLYEYYKPPENTLVLSLSKQNKRIVYTVLEYSPLLDSCNMTTDDWATIGKDIEKHYELYDGFVILHGTDTMAYTASALSFMCENLGKPVVLTGSQVPIYEMRNDGRDNLLGALLIAGQFVIPEVCLYFHHKLYRGNRVTKVDAGSFNAFTSPNLPPLANAEVDIKINWDTVWRANTTSKFTVNTQMNRNVGLLRLFPGITADTVRAFLQPPMDGIVLETYGSGNAPDNRADLLDEIRKATQRGVIMINCTQCLRGSVTTSYATGQALSDAGLVAGCDMTPEAALSKLSYVLAKQNLSIEEKKKMLSRNLRGEMIADLGGAKLSLSDSRFIQVIAKSLSISCKEELEAIRDALTPTLVCVASKIGDIEALDAIREMGTDLSMADYDGRTPLHIAACEGHLKVVEYLLGKGATVYARDRFGDTPLRNAVRFRHKEVVKLLRKTGAHFSREEMEDAGTELCSLAASGDLEGLEIWQLAGVDMTMCSYDGQTPIEVARASGCEEAVEFLRQATLYQTQNGECFEFTACPRS; encoded by the exons ATGGCGGAATGGAATCACACTACGGCGCCTCCGTCTTCAGCAAGCATGACCTCTCTAGGTCGAGCGCTTTCCCGCAGCAGGTTAAGTCAGCCTGAAGGGTTTCACTCGCAGAAAAACCGGAGCGCCGCGGGACAGACTCGCAGGAGATACTCCAACAGTTCAGAGTCACCTGATATCAGCCCAAATGTCGAGGCGAGGGTCCTGGTCATAAACACCGGCGGAACCATTGGAATGACGTATCATAATAACG TTCTTTCTCCAGAACCTAATGCTCTCGTTGAAACTCTACGCAAACTCCCCATTCTGCACGATGAGCAGTACGCACAACAGACCAGACTGTACGAGTACTACAAGCCTCCGGAGAACACACTGGTGCTGTC ACTGTCCAAACAGAACAAGAGGATTGTATATACAGTTTTAGAGTACTCTCCCCTCCTCGACTCCTGCAATATGACCACAGATGACTGGGCCACTATTGGAAAAGACATTGAG AAACACTATGAGCTATATGATGGTTTTGTCATCCTGCACGGTACAGACACAATGGCTTACACCGCCTCTGCCCTATCCTTCATGTGTGAGAACCTGGGAAAGCCTGTCGTCCTCACTGGCTCACAG GTGCCCATCTATGAGATGAGGAACGATGGGAGGGACAACCTCTTGGGGGCACTGTTGATAGCAGGACAGTTTGTCATCCCagaa GTTTGCCTCTATTTTCATCATAAGCTGTACAGGGGCAACCGTGTCACCAAAGTGGATGCTGGAAGTTTTAACGCATTTACCTCACCGAATCTACCGCCGTTAGCCAATGCTGAAGTCGACATTAAAA TTAACTGGGATACTGTGTGGCGAGCCAATACAACCTCAAAATTCACTGTCAACACACAAATGAACCGTAATGTGGGTCTCCTGCGACTCTTCCCAGGGATCACTGCTGATACA GTGAGGGCCTTCTTGCAGCCTCCTATGGACGGGATCGTGCTGGAGACGTACGGCAGCGGTAACGCTCCTGACAATCGTGCTGACCTGCTGGATGAGATCCGTAAAGCCACACAGAGAGGAGTCATCATGATCAACTGCACCCAGTGCCTCAGGGGCTCGGTCACAACCTCATACGCCACTGGCCAG GCTCTGAGTGATGCCGGTTTGGTCGCTGGGTGTGATATGACCCCGGAAGCTGCTCTTTCAAAACTCTCTTATGTGCTGGCCAAACAAAACCTCAGtatagaagagaagaaaaag atgcTGAGCCGAAATCTGCGTGGTGAGATGATAGCTGACCTGGGCGGAGCAAAGCTTTCTCTCAGTGACAGTCGATTTATTCAGGTCATCGCCAAGTCCCTCAGCATTAGCTGTAAAGAG GAGCTTGAAGCCATACGAGATGCACTTACGCCCACTCTGGTGTGTGTTGCTTCTAAGATCGGAGACATTGAGGCTTTAGATGCCATCAGGGAAATG GGTACTGACTTGAGCATGGCAGATTATGATGGTCGCACTCCCCTCCACATCGCTGCGTGTGAGGGCCATCTGAAAGTGGTGGAGTACCTGCTGGGTAAAGGGGCCACCGTCTATGCCAGGGATCGCTTTGGTGATACACCTCTTCGCAATGCTGTGCGCTTCAG GCATAAGGAGGTTGTGAAACTGCTCAGGAAGACCGGAGCTCATTTTTCCCGGGAGGAAATGGAAGATGCTGGAACAGAGTTGTGCAG TCTTGCGGCGAGTGGCGACTTAGAAGGATTGGAGATTTGGCAGTTAGCTGGGGTTGATATGACCATGTGCAGTTACGATGGACAGACGCCCATTGAAGTT GCAAGAGCCTCTGGATGTGAGGAGGCTGTTGAGTTTTTAAGACAGGCTACTCTGTACCAAACACAG AATGGCGAGTGTTTCGAGTTTACCGCTTGTCCCAGATCCTGA
- the aspg gene encoding 60 kDa lysophospholipase isoform X2, whose translation MAEWNHTTAPPSSASMTSLGRALSRSRLSQPEGFHSQKNRSAAGQTRRRYSNSSESPDISPNVEARVLVINTGGTIGMTYHNNVLSPEPNALVETLRKLPILHDEQYAQQTRLYEYYKPPENTLVLSTSTHSADPLFHGLSKQNKRIVYTVLEYSPLLDSCNMTTDDWATIGKDIEKHYELYDGFVILHGTDTMAYTASALSFMCENLGKPVVLTGSQVPIYEMRNDGRDNLLGALLIAGQFVIPEVCLYFHHKLYRGNRVTKVDAGSFNAFTSPNLPPLANAEVDIKINWDTVWRANTTSKFTVNTQMNRNVGLLRLFPGITADTVRAFLQPPMDGIVLETYGSGNAPDNRADLLDEIRKATQRGVIMINCTQCLRGSVTTSYATGQALSDAGLVAGCDMTPEAALSKLSYVLAKQNLSIEEKKKMLSRNLRGEMIADLGGAKLSLSDSRFIQVIAKSLSISCKEELEAIRDALTPTLVCVASKIGDIEALDAIREMGTDLSMADYDGRTPLHIAACEGHLKVVEYLLGKGATVYARDRFGDTPLRNAVRFRHKEVVKLLRKTGAHFSREEMEDAGTELCSLAASGDLEGLEIWQLAGVDMTMCSYDGQTPIEVARASGCEEAVEFLRQATLYQTQPVFEEEENGECFEFTACPRS comes from the exons ATGGCGGAATGGAATCACACTACGGCGCCTCCGTCTTCAGCAAGCATGACCTCTCTAGGTCGAGCGCTTTCCCGCAGCAGGTTAAGTCAGCCTGAAGGGTTTCACTCGCAGAAAAACCGGAGCGCCGCGGGACAGACTCGCAGGAGATACTCCAACAGTTCAGAGTCACCTGATATCAGCCCAAATGTCGAGGCGAGGGTCCTGGTCATAAACACCGGCGGAACCATTGGAATGACGTATCATAATAACG TTCTTTCTCCAGAACCTAATGCTCTCGTTGAAACTCTACGCAAACTCCCCATTCTGCACGATGAGCAGTACGCACAACAGACCAGACTGTACGAGTACTACAAGCCTCCGGAGAACACACTGGTGCTGTC GACGTCCACTCATTCAGCTGATCCTCTATTCCATGG ACTGTCCAAACAGAACAAGAGGATTGTATATACAGTTTTAGAGTACTCTCCCCTCCTCGACTCCTGCAATATGACCACAGATGACTGGGCCACTATTGGAAAAGACATTGAG AAACACTATGAGCTATATGATGGTTTTGTCATCCTGCACGGTACAGACACAATGGCTTACACCGCCTCTGCCCTATCCTTCATGTGTGAGAACCTGGGAAAGCCTGTCGTCCTCACTGGCTCACAG GTGCCCATCTATGAGATGAGGAACGATGGGAGGGACAACCTCTTGGGGGCACTGTTGATAGCAGGACAGTTTGTCATCCCagaa GTTTGCCTCTATTTTCATCATAAGCTGTACAGGGGCAACCGTGTCACCAAAGTGGATGCTGGAAGTTTTAACGCATTTACCTCACCGAATCTACCGCCGTTAGCCAATGCTGAAGTCGACATTAAAA TTAACTGGGATACTGTGTGGCGAGCCAATACAACCTCAAAATTCACTGTCAACACACAAATGAACCGTAATGTGGGTCTCCTGCGACTCTTCCCAGGGATCACTGCTGATACA GTGAGGGCCTTCTTGCAGCCTCCTATGGACGGGATCGTGCTGGAGACGTACGGCAGCGGTAACGCTCCTGACAATCGTGCTGACCTGCTGGATGAGATCCGTAAAGCCACACAGAGAGGAGTCATCATGATCAACTGCACCCAGTGCCTCAGGGGCTCGGTCACAACCTCATACGCCACTGGCCAG GCTCTGAGTGATGCCGGTTTGGTCGCTGGGTGTGATATGACCCCGGAAGCTGCTCTTTCAAAACTCTCTTATGTGCTGGCCAAACAAAACCTCAGtatagaagagaagaaaaag atgcTGAGCCGAAATCTGCGTGGTGAGATGATAGCTGACCTGGGCGGAGCAAAGCTTTCTCTCAGTGACAGTCGATTTATTCAGGTCATCGCCAAGTCCCTCAGCATTAGCTGTAAAGAG GAGCTTGAAGCCATACGAGATGCACTTACGCCCACTCTGGTGTGTGTTGCTTCTAAGATCGGAGACATTGAGGCTTTAGATGCCATCAGGGAAATG GGTACTGACTTGAGCATGGCAGATTATGATGGTCGCACTCCCCTCCACATCGCTGCGTGTGAGGGCCATCTGAAAGTGGTGGAGTACCTGCTGGGTAAAGGGGCCACCGTCTATGCCAGGGATCGCTTTGGTGATACACCTCTTCGCAATGCTGTGCGCTTCAG GCATAAGGAGGTTGTGAAACTGCTCAGGAAGACCGGAGCTCATTTTTCCCGGGAGGAAATGGAAGATGCTGGAACAGAGTTGTGCAG TCTTGCGGCGAGTGGCGACTTAGAAGGATTGGAGATTTGGCAGTTAGCTGGGGTTGATATGACCATGTGCAGTTACGATGGACAGACGCCCATTGAAGTT GCAAGAGCCTCTGGATGTGAGGAGGCTGTTGAGTTTTTAAGACAGGCTACTCTGTACCAAACACAG CCAGTATTTGAGGAGGAAGAG AATGGCGAGTGTTTCGAGTTTACCGCTTGTCCCAGATCCTGA
- the aspg gene encoding 60 kDa lysophospholipase isoform X1 → MAEWNHTTAPPSSASMTSLGRALSRSRLSQPEGFHSQKNRSAAGQTRRRYSNSSESPDISPNVEARVLVINTGGTIGMTYHNNVLSPEPNALVETLRKLPILHDEQYAQQTRLYEYYKPPENTLVLSTSTHSADPLFHGLSKQNKRIVYTVLEYSPLLDSCNMTTDDWATIGKDIEKHYELYDGFVILHGTDTMAYTASALSFMCENLGKPVVLTGSQVPIYEMRNDGRDNLLGALLIAGQFVIPEVCLYFHHKLYRGNRVTKVDAGSFNAFTSPNLPPLANAEVDIKINWDTVWRANTTSKFTVNTQMNRNVGLLRLFPGITADTVRAFLQPPMDGIVLETYGSGNAPDNRADLLDEIRKATQRGVIMINCTQCLRGSVTTSYATGQALSDAGLVAGCDMTPEAALSKLSYVLAKQNLSIEEKKKMLSRNLRGEMIADLGGAKLSLSDSRFIQVIAKSLSISCKEELEAIRDALTPTLVCVASKIGDIEALDAIREMGTDLSMADYDGRTPLHIAACEGHLKVVEYLLGKGATVYARDRFGDTPLRNAVRFRHKEVVKLLRKTGAHFSREEMEDAGTELCSLAASGDLEGLEIWQLAGVDMTMCSYDGQTPIEVARASGCEEAVEFLRQATLYQTQHQTDEGNEPVFEEEENGECFEFTACPRS, encoded by the exons ATGGCGGAATGGAATCACACTACGGCGCCTCCGTCTTCAGCAAGCATGACCTCTCTAGGTCGAGCGCTTTCCCGCAGCAGGTTAAGTCAGCCTGAAGGGTTTCACTCGCAGAAAAACCGGAGCGCCGCGGGACAGACTCGCAGGAGATACTCCAACAGTTCAGAGTCACCTGATATCAGCCCAAATGTCGAGGCGAGGGTCCTGGTCATAAACACCGGCGGAACCATTGGAATGACGTATCATAATAACG TTCTTTCTCCAGAACCTAATGCTCTCGTTGAAACTCTACGCAAACTCCCCATTCTGCACGATGAGCAGTACGCACAACAGACCAGACTGTACGAGTACTACAAGCCTCCGGAGAACACACTGGTGCTGTC GACGTCCACTCATTCAGCTGATCCTCTATTCCATGG ACTGTCCAAACAGAACAAGAGGATTGTATATACAGTTTTAGAGTACTCTCCCCTCCTCGACTCCTGCAATATGACCACAGATGACTGGGCCACTATTGGAAAAGACATTGAG AAACACTATGAGCTATATGATGGTTTTGTCATCCTGCACGGTACAGACACAATGGCTTACACCGCCTCTGCCCTATCCTTCATGTGTGAGAACCTGGGAAAGCCTGTCGTCCTCACTGGCTCACAG GTGCCCATCTATGAGATGAGGAACGATGGGAGGGACAACCTCTTGGGGGCACTGTTGATAGCAGGACAGTTTGTCATCCCagaa GTTTGCCTCTATTTTCATCATAAGCTGTACAGGGGCAACCGTGTCACCAAAGTGGATGCTGGAAGTTTTAACGCATTTACCTCACCGAATCTACCGCCGTTAGCCAATGCTGAAGTCGACATTAAAA TTAACTGGGATACTGTGTGGCGAGCCAATACAACCTCAAAATTCACTGTCAACACACAAATGAACCGTAATGTGGGTCTCCTGCGACTCTTCCCAGGGATCACTGCTGATACA GTGAGGGCCTTCTTGCAGCCTCCTATGGACGGGATCGTGCTGGAGACGTACGGCAGCGGTAACGCTCCTGACAATCGTGCTGACCTGCTGGATGAGATCCGTAAAGCCACACAGAGAGGAGTCATCATGATCAACTGCACCCAGTGCCTCAGGGGCTCGGTCACAACCTCATACGCCACTGGCCAG GCTCTGAGTGATGCCGGTTTGGTCGCTGGGTGTGATATGACCCCGGAAGCTGCTCTTTCAAAACTCTCTTATGTGCTGGCCAAACAAAACCTCAGtatagaagagaagaaaaag atgcTGAGCCGAAATCTGCGTGGTGAGATGATAGCTGACCTGGGCGGAGCAAAGCTTTCTCTCAGTGACAGTCGATTTATTCAGGTCATCGCCAAGTCCCTCAGCATTAGCTGTAAAGAG GAGCTTGAAGCCATACGAGATGCACTTACGCCCACTCTGGTGTGTGTTGCTTCTAAGATCGGAGACATTGAGGCTTTAGATGCCATCAGGGAAATG GGTACTGACTTGAGCATGGCAGATTATGATGGTCGCACTCCCCTCCACATCGCTGCGTGTGAGGGCCATCTGAAAGTGGTGGAGTACCTGCTGGGTAAAGGGGCCACCGTCTATGCCAGGGATCGCTTTGGTGATACACCTCTTCGCAATGCTGTGCGCTTCAG GCATAAGGAGGTTGTGAAACTGCTCAGGAAGACCGGAGCTCATTTTTCCCGGGAGGAAATGGAAGATGCTGGAACAGAGTTGTGCAG TCTTGCGGCGAGTGGCGACTTAGAAGGATTGGAGATTTGGCAGTTAGCTGGGGTTGATATGACCATGTGCAGTTACGATGGACAGACGCCCATTGAAGTT GCAAGAGCCTCTGGATGTGAGGAGGCTGTTGAGTTTTTAAGACAGGCTACTCTGTACCAAACACAG CATCAGACAGATGAGGGTAATGAG CCAGTATTTGAGGAGGAAGAG AATGGCGAGTGTTTCGAGTTTACCGCTTGTCCCAGATCCTGA
- the aspg gene encoding 60 kDa lysophospholipase isoform X4 — MAEWNHTTAPPSSASMTSLGRALSRSRLSQPEGFHSQKNRSAAGQTRRRYSNSSESPDISPNVEARVLVINTGGTIGMTYHNNVLSPEPNALVETLRKLPILHDEQYAQQTRLYEYYKPPENTLVLSTSTHSADPLFHGLSKQNKRIVYTVLEYSPLLDSCNMTTDDWATIGKDIEKHYELYDGFVILHGTDTMAYTASALSFMCENLGKPVVLTGSQVPIYEMRNDGRDNLLGALLIAGQFVIPEVCLYFHHKLYRGNRVTKVDAGSFNAFTSPNLPPLANAEVDIKINWDTVWRANTTSKFTVNTQMNRNVGLLRLFPGITADTVRAFLQPPMDGIVLETYGSGNAPDNRADLLDEIRKATQRGVIMINCTQCLRGSVTTSYATGQALSDAGLVAGCDMTPEAALSKLSYVLAKQNLSIEEKKKMLSRNLRGEMIADLGGAKLSLSDSRFIQVIAKSLSISCKEELEAIRDALTPTLVCVASKIGDIEALDAIREMGTDLSMADYDGRTPLHIAACEGHLKVVEYLLGKGATVYARDRFGDTPLRNAVRFRHKEVVKLLRKTGAHFSREEMEDAGTELCSLAASGDLEGLEIWQLAGVDMTMCSYDGQTPIEVARASGCEEAVEFLRQATLYQTQNGECFEFTACPRS, encoded by the exons ATGGCGGAATGGAATCACACTACGGCGCCTCCGTCTTCAGCAAGCATGACCTCTCTAGGTCGAGCGCTTTCCCGCAGCAGGTTAAGTCAGCCTGAAGGGTTTCACTCGCAGAAAAACCGGAGCGCCGCGGGACAGACTCGCAGGAGATACTCCAACAGTTCAGAGTCACCTGATATCAGCCCAAATGTCGAGGCGAGGGTCCTGGTCATAAACACCGGCGGAACCATTGGAATGACGTATCATAATAACG TTCTTTCTCCAGAACCTAATGCTCTCGTTGAAACTCTACGCAAACTCCCCATTCTGCACGATGAGCAGTACGCACAACAGACCAGACTGTACGAGTACTACAAGCCTCCGGAGAACACACTGGTGCTGTC GACGTCCACTCATTCAGCTGATCCTCTATTCCATGG ACTGTCCAAACAGAACAAGAGGATTGTATATACAGTTTTAGAGTACTCTCCCCTCCTCGACTCCTGCAATATGACCACAGATGACTGGGCCACTATTGGAAAAGACATTGAG AAACACTATGAGCTATATGATGGTTTTGTCATCCTGCACGGTACAGACACAATGGCTTACACCGCCTCTGCCCTATCCTTCATGTGTGAGAACCTGGGAAAGCCTGTCGTCCTCACTGGCTCACAG GTGCCCATCTATGAGATGAGGAACGATGGGAGGGACAACCTCTTGGGGGCACTGTTGATAGCAGGACAGTTTGTCATCCCagaa GTTTGCCTCTATTTTCATCATAAGCTGTACAGGGGCAACCGTGTCACCAAAGTGGATGCTGGAAGTTTTAACGCATTTACCTCACCGAATCTACCGCCGTTAGCCAATGCTGAAGTCGACATTAAAA TTAACTGGGATACTGTGTGGCGAGCCAATACAACCTCAAAATTCACTGTCAACACACAAATGAACCGTAATGTGGGTCTCCTGCGACTCTTCCCAGGGATCACTGCTGATACA GTGAGGGCCTTCTTGCAGCCTCCTATGGACGGGATCGTGCTGGAGACGTACGGCAGCGGTAACGCTCCTGACAATCGTGCTGACCTGCTGGATGAGATCCGTAAAGCCACACAGAGAGGAGTCATCATGATCAACTGCACCCAGTGCCTCAGGGGCTCGGTCACAACCTCATACGCCACTGGCCAG GCTCTGAGTGATGCCGGTTTGGTCGCTGGGTGTGATATGACCCCGGAAGCTGCTCTTTCAAAACTCTCTTATGTGCTGGCCAAACAAAACCTCAGtatagaagagaagaaaaag atgcTGAGCCGAAATCTGCGTGGTGAGATGATAGCTGACCTGGGCGGAGCAAAGCTTTCTCTCAGTGACAGTCGATTTATTCAGGTCATCGCCAAGTCCCTCAGCATTAGCTGTAAAGAG GAGCTTGAAGCCATACGAGATGCACTTACGCCCACTCTGGTGTGTGTTGCTTCTAAGATCGGAGACATTGAGGCTTTAGATGCCATCAGGGAAATG GGTACTGACTTGAGCATGGCAGATTATGATGGTCGCACTCCCCTCCACATCGCTGCGTGTGAGGGCCATCTGAAAGTGGTGGAGTACCTGCTGGGTAAAGGGGCCACCGTCTATGCCAGGGATCGCTTTGGTGATACACCTCTTCGCAATGCTGTGCGCTTCAG GCATAAGGAGGTTGTGAAACTGCTCAGGAAGACCGGAGCTCATTTTTCCCGGGAGGAAATGGAAGATGCTGGAACAGAGTTGTGCAG TCTTGCGGCGAGTGGCGACTTAGAAGGATTGGAGATTTGGCAGTTAGCTGGGGTTGATATGACCATGTGCAGTTACGATGGACAGACGCCCATTGAAGTT GCAAGAGCCTCTGGATGTGAGGAGGCTGTTGAGTTTTTAAGACAGGCTACTCTGTACCAAACACAG AATGGCGAGTGTTTCGAGTTTACCGCTTGTCCCAGATCCTGA